Proteins encoded within one genomic window of Actinomycetota bacterium:
- a CDS encoding DUF4245 domain-containing protein gives MAKKRGRETARDMVFSMGAVLLTVLVILTITFRKHDQTLPEANFTSALSAAQAQSNWPVFIPSVEILNSPTKFKLTQARYEAESYGNSTDTRWYLGYRTAENRYISLWQSDGQIEQIVATASNEGQCIGSVQIAGKLWQKCSQAKPLSRVIFRKDGDTVLVVSGTESFPNLINFAAGLRKS, from the coding sequence ATGGCAAAAAAGCGGGGCCGAGAAACTGCACGCGATATGGTTTTCAGTATGGGAGCGGTGCTTTTAACCGTCCTAGTTATCCTGACAATCACCTTTCGTAAGCACGACCAAACATTGCCTGAAGCGAATTTCACTTCGGCACTTTCGGCGGCACAGGCACAAAGCAATTGGCCAGTTTTTATTCCAAGTGTCGAAATTCTTAATAGCCCAACAAAATTTAAGTTAACCCAAGCTCGGTATGAGGCGGAGTCTTATGGAAACTCCACAGACACGCGTTGGTATCTGGGTTATCGAACTGCCGAGAATAGGTACATCTCACTGTGGCAAAGTGATGGTCAAATCGAACAGATTGTTGCAACCGCCAGTAATGAAGGGCAATGTATCGGGTCGGTGCAAATTGCCGGCAAACTGTGGCAAAAATGCAGTCAGGCTAAGCCGTTGTCCCGAGTTATTTTTCGCAAGGATGGCGACACGGTATTGGTTGTATCAGGAACCGAGTCCTTTCCAAACCTAATCAATTTCGCGGCTGGACTAAGGAAGTCCTAA
- a CDS encoding PhoH family protein, which produces MNQRRTFVIDTSVLLSDPNALFRFDEHEVVIPIVVITELEAKRTHPELGYFARSALRALDDLRIKFGRLDAPIPLGDKGGELHVELNHTDAEVLPAGFRLGDNDTRILAVAKSLADEGKTVVLVSKDLPLRVKASAVGLEAQEYRAEIVPSSGWTGMTELTVSANDIDDLYDEEVIELEAVRDLPCHTGVVLASERGSALGRVTADKQLKLVRGDREAFGIHGRSAEQRIALDLLLDQEVGIVSLGGRAGTGKSALALCAGLEAVLERRQHRKVVVFRPLYAVGGQELGYLPGTENEKMSPWAQAVFDTLSAVASADVIEEIVDRGMLEVLPLTHIRGRSLHDTYVIVDEAQSLERNVLLTVLSRIGKGSRVVLTHDVAQRDNLRVGRHDGVVAVVEKLKGHPLFAHVTLTRSERSPIAALVTDLLEELPV; this is translated from the coding sequence GTGAACCAGCGCCGAACCTTCGTAATTGATACGAGCGTCTTGCTATCCGATCCAAACGCCTTATTTCGTTTCGACGAACACGAGGTTGTCATACCGATTGTTGTGATCACAGAATTGGAAGCAAAGCGAACCCATCCAGAACTTGGCTACTTTGCACGTTCGGCTCTTAGAGCTCTCGATGATTTACGAATTAAATTCGGCCGCCTAGATGCACCAATTCCCTTGGGTGATAAAGGTGGTGAGTTGCATGTTGAACTCAATCACACCGATGCCGAAGTGCTTCCTGCCGGATTTCGACTTGGCGATAACGACACCAGAATATTAGCTGTTGCAAAAAGTCTTGCCGACGAAGGCAAGACTGTGGTTCTAGTCAGTAAAGATTTACCTCTTAGGGTAAAGGCGTCAGCGGTTGGACTTGAGGCTCAGGAATACCGGGCCGAGATTGTGCCATCAAGTGGTTGGACGGGCATGACCGAATTGACGGTTTCGGCAAATGACATTGATGATTTGTACGACGAAGAAGTAATTGAGCTTGAAGCAGTTCGAGACCTTCCTTGCCATACAGGCGTTGTCCTTGCAAGTGAGCGCGGTAGCGCATTAGGCCGGGTAACTGCCGATAAGCAGCTCAAGTTAGTTCGAGGCGACCGTGAAGCCTTTGGAATTCATGGCAGAAGTGCAGAGCAACGAATTGCCCTTGACTTACTACTTGACCAAGAAGTAGGAATTGTTTCGCTCGGTGGTCGAGCCGGAACAGGTAAGAGTGCGCTAGCACTTTGCGCTGGCCTGGAAGCAGTATTGGAGCGTCGTCAGCACCGCAAAGTTGTTGTGTTCCGCCCTTTGTATGCGGTTGGCGGTCAAGAATTGGGCTACTTGCCAGGAACTGAAAATGAAAAAATGTCCCCGTGGGCGCAGGCAGTCTTTGACACATTGTCTGCAGTTGCCTCGGCTGATGTCATTGAAGAAATCGTCGATCGTGGAATGTTGGAGGTGTTGCCACTAACCCACATAAGAGGGCGATCACTGCATGACACTTATGTGATCGTGGATGAAGCACAGTCGCTTGAGCGCAATGTTTTACTAACCGTGCTTTCGCGCATTGGTAAAGGTAGTCGAGTTGTGCTTACCCATGACGTCGCACAGCGAGATAACCTGCGAGTTGGTAGACATGACGGTGTGGTTGCGGTAGTTGAGAAACTTAAGGGTCATCCGCTCTTTGCCCACGTAACTCTGACCCGTTCAGAGCGCTCGCCAATCGCGGCATTAGTAACAGATTTACTCGAAGAGTTGCCAGTCTGA
- a CDS encoding fumarate hydratase (catalyzes the formation of malate from fumerate), giving the protein MVDFQYSEMLGATPPNPEFRLITTDGIATETLGNRTFLTISTETLEKVAYEAIHDISHYLRTDHLVQLRAIIDDPDASSNDRFVALDLLKNANVSAGGVLPMCQDTGTAIISAKRGSQVLTPGNDEEALSKGIYIAYQKLNLRYSQMSPVTMWDEKNTGSNLPAQIEIYSDTKPGHENEYEMLFIAKGGGSANKSFLYQETKAVLNPKRFMEFMSDKLRQIGTSACPPYHLAVVVGGTSAEYALKVAKLASTRYLDGMATSGGEFGIGFRDPNLEAQILQLTQQFGIGAQFGGKYFCHDVRVIRLPRHGASCPIAIAVSCSADRQAIVRINHSGAYIEKLDREPARFLPEITDTHLADDVVEIDLSQPMTKIQEQLSVCPVKTRLSLTGSLIVARDIAHARILEMLERGEELPQYFREYAVYYAGPAKTPVGYASGSFGPTTAGRMDSYVERFQELGGSMVMLAKGNRSEAVVKSCAKHGGFYLGSIGGPAAILATENITKVEVLDFADLGMEAVWKIDVVNFPAFVVIDDKGNDFYASTTRTFLNPVL; this is encoded by the coding sequence ATGGTTGATTTTCAGTATTCAGAAATGTTGGGTGCTACGCCACCTAATCCTGAATTCCGGCTTATCACCACTGATGGAATCGCCACGGAAACATTGGGCAATCGCACTTTTCTAACTATTTCGACTGAGACTTTAGAGAAAGTGGCCTACGAAGCAATTCATGACATTTCGCACTATTTGCGCACTGATCATCTAGTGCAACTTCGAGCCATCATTGATGACCCTGATGCCTCAAGCAATGACCGCTTTGTTGCCCTCGACTTATTGAAAAACGCTAATGTTTCTGCCGGCGGTGTGCTGCCGATGTGCCAAGACACCGGCACCGCAATTATCTCGGCAAAGCGAGGTTCGCAAGTACTGACACCAGGTAATGATGAAGAGGCGCTAAGCAAAGGCATCTACATTGCCTACCAGAAACTAAATCTTCGCTACTCTCAAATGTCTCCCGTCACCATGTGGGATGAAAAAAATACAGGATCAAACCTGCCAGCGCAGATTGAAATTTATTCAGACACCAAACCTGGTCATGAAAATGAATATGAAATGCTTTTCATCGCAAAAGGTGGTGGAAGCGCTAATAAGAGTTTCTTGTATCAAGAAACCAAAGCGGTTTTGAATCCAAAGCGCTTCATGGAATTCATGTCAGACAAACTTCGACAAATTGGAACCTCGGCTTGTCCGCCCTACCACTTGGCGGTTGTCGTAGGTGGCACTAGTGCGGAATATGCCTTGAAGGTTGCCAAATTAGCAAGTACTCGTTATCTAGACGGCATGGCAACTAGTGGCGGCGAATTTGGAATCGGCTTTCGGGATCCTAACTTAGAAGCGCAGATCTTGCAGCTAACACAGCAATTTGGAATCGGCGCGCAATTTGGAGGCAAATATTTCTGTCACGATGTCCGAGTAATCCGCCTGCCTCGGCATGGAGCATCATGTCCAATTGCAATCGCTGTCTCATGTTCGGCTGATCGGCAAGCCATCGTGCGAATAAATCACAGTGGCGCATACATTGAGAAATTAGACCGCGAGCCAGCCCGATTTTTGCCAGAGATTACCGATACCCATTTGGCCGACGATGTGGTTGAAATAGACCTCAGTCAGCCAATGACAAAAATCCAAGAACAACTATCAGTTTGTCCGGTGAAAACGCGGCTATCGCTAACTGGCTCTCTTATCGTGGCCCGCGATATTGCGCATGCTCGAATTTTGGAAATGTTAGAACGAGGTGAAGAACTGCCTCAATATTTTCGTGAGTACGCCGTTTATTACGCTGGCCCAGCCAAGACGCCTGTCGGATATGCATCTGGGTCATTTGGTCCAACAACTGCGGGTCGGATGGATAGTTATGTTGAGCGATTCCAAGAACTCGGCGGCTCAATGGTGATGTTGGCCAAAGGTAATCGCAGTGAAGCTGTTGTGAAGTCCTGCGCCAAACATGGCGGTTTTTACCTTGGTTCCATTGGCGGGCCCGCTGCAATTTTGGCGACAGAAAACATCACCAAGGTTGAAGTTTTAGACTTTGCTGACCTGGGAATGGAAGCAGTCTGGAAGATTGATGTGGTTAACTTCCCAGCGTTTGTCGTGATTGACGATAAAGGTAACGACTTCTACGCCAGCACGACGCGAACTTTCCTAAATCCGGTTCTCTAG
- a CDS encoding isoprenyl transferase — protein sequence MGRFKKLVGDVAYDLYGHRLAHRLPREQLPAHVGVILDGNRRWAAGQGSSSEHGHRAGGAKIAEFLGWCEEVDVKVVTLWLLSTDNLARKPEELEPLLRVIENTVTSLAETGRWQINPVGSLTLLPANTANILTSAQLSSSKSEGLVVNIAVGYGGRREVVDAVKSLLQEHAKAGTSLDELANMLDLEHIADHLYTKGQPDPDLVIRTSGEQRLSGFLLWQSAHSEFYFCEAYWPNFRKIDFLRALRSFAIRNRRFGV from the coding sequence ATGGGGCGATTTAAAAAACTCGTTGGAGATGTCGCATATGACCTATACGGACATCGCCTCGCTCATCGCCTGCCTCGAGAACAATTGCCGGCGCATGTTGGCGTAATTCTTGATGGGAATCGGCGCTGGGCCGCCGGACAAGGTTCCTCTTCGGAACATGGCCATCGAGCAGGTGGTGCCAAAATTGCCGAGTTTCTGGGTTGGTGTGAAGAAGTTGATGTCAAAGTAGTCACACTCTGGTTGCTCTCGACCGATAACCTGGCTCGAAAGCCAGAAGAACTTGAGCCATTGTTGCGGGTAATTGAAAATACGGTAACTTCGCTAGCTGAAACCGGCCGCTGGCAGATTAATCCTGTGGGTTCCCTAACTTTGCTTCCAGCGAATACCGCCAACATCTTGACTTCCGCCCAACTCAGCTCAAGCAAAAGCGAGGGCTTAGTCGTAAACATTGCGGTTGGATACGGTGGAAGGCGCGAAGTAGTCGATGCAGTTAAATCGCTCCTACAAGAACATGCAAAGGCCGGCACCTCCTTGGACGAGCTAGCAAACATGCTTGACCTAGAACACATTGCCGATCACCTTTACACCAAAGGACAGCCCGATCCTGATCTAGTGATTCGCACATCAGGAGAGCAACGGCTCAGCGGTTTTCTACTCTGGCAGAGTGCTCATTCTGAGTTCTATTTTTGTGAAGCCTACTGGCCAAACTTTCGAAAGATTGACTTCTTGCGCGCGCTTCGCTCGTTTGCCATCCGAAATCGTAGGTTCGGTGTTTAG
- a CDS encoding exodeoxyribonuclease VII small subunit, whose protein sequence is MTEDFANLSYEQAKAALDEVVAKIENKDLPLDEMVTLWEQGEKLAAVCEKHLQSARARLVALRPELTSE, encoded by the coding sequence ATGACTGAAGACTTTGCCAACCTGTCTTACGAGCAGGCAAAGGCGGCGTTAGATGAAGTTGTGGCAAAGATTGAAAATAAGGATTTGCCACTTGATGAGATGGTTACTCTATGGGAGCAGGGCGAGAAGTTAGCAGCCGTATGCGAAAAGCATTTACAGAGTGCACGCGCCCGTTTAGTGGCGCTTCGCCCTGAGTTGACTTCCGAATAA
- a CDS encoding exodeoxyribonuclease VII large subunit — protein MEPVTVVDPALPGKDPQTPVPVSGLSAMMADYVGRLGTIWVEGQIAELSTRGGLSFVSLRDVDSDATIKLFTWERATLDVSPPIEQGSRVIAQVKADWWKNKGTLQFKILQIRAVGIGELLARLEALRNVLAAEGLFAEERKKPIPFLPRRIGLICGKNSDAKHDVIENTRRRWPEAEFEVREVKVQGATAVREVCQALTELDAISDIDVIVIARGGGSFEDLLPFSDESLIRTISAAQSPIVVAIGHEEDRPLVDYVADYRASTPTDAANKIVPDLMEEIAFVIAARNQLASSTMTKISRLGQELAQVKAKPALANPSVLIDQRITANSATRNQLQSKVFTKVQLGVAELKGITGTLRALSPQGTLDRGYAIARNAKQQVIKSTNQISEDETITVKVADGLLTVQVIRTD, from the coding sequence ATGGAACCTGTGACTGTTGTAGATCCTGCTCTGCCAGGAAAAGACCCGCAAACTCCAGTGCCGGTATCTGGACTCAGTGCCATGATGGCTGATTACGTTGGTCGCTTGGGCACTATCTGGGTTGAGGGTCAAATCGCAGAACTAAGTACGAGGGGCGGATTGTCGTTTGTCAGTCTTCGCGATGTGGACAGTGACGCAACCATCAAATTATTCACTTGGGAGCGAGCCACACTGGATGTTAGTCCCCCGATTGAACAGGGATCCAGGGTTATTGCTCAGGTTAAAGCCGATTGGTGGAAGAACAAGGGAACTTTGCAGTTCAAGATTTTGCAAATACGCGCGGTTGGAATTGGTGAACTGCTAGCTCGGCTTGAGGCACTCCGAAATGTTTTGGCTGCTGAAGGATTGTTTGCCGAAGAACGCAAAAAGCCAATTCCATTTTTGCCCAGGAGAATCGGATTAATTTGTGGCAAAAACAGTGATGCGAAACATGACGTAATCGAAAACACGAGGCGAAGGTGGCCAGAGGCTGAATTTGAAGTTCGGGAAGTAAAAGTGCAAGGTGCCACTGCGGTAAGGGAAGTATGCCAAGCGCTGACCGAACTAGATGCTATCTCTGACATAGATGTAATTGTCATTGCGCGCGGCGGCGGAAGCTTTGAAGACCTCTTGCCGTTTAGTGACGAATCGCTAATTCGAACAATTTCAGCGGCCCAAAGTCCAATTGTCGTAGCAATTGGCCATGAGGAGGATCGGCCGCTTGTTGATTATGTTGCTGACTATCGAGCCTCAACACCAACCGATGCGGCCAATAAAATCGTGCCTGATTTAATGGAGGAGATTGCGTTTGTCATTGCTGCTCGAAATCAGCTAGCTAGCAGCACGATGACCAAAATTTCCAGGTTGGGTCAAGAACTGGCACAGGTAAAAGCAAAGCCGGCATTAGCAAACCCCTCAGTCTTAATTGACCAGCGCATAACGGCTAACTCGGCAACTCGAAATCAGTTACAAAGCAAAGTGTTTACTAAAGTGCAACTCGGTGTAGCTGAGCTAAAAGGAATCACGGGCACACTTCGGGCACTCTCGCCCCAAGGAACTCTAGATCGTGGCTATGCAATTGCCCGCAACGCAAAGCAACAGGTAATTAAATCAACGAATCAAATTTCGGAAGATGAAACAATTACCGTCAAAGTTGCCGATGGCTTATTAACTGTTCAAGTAATCCGTACGGATTAA
- a CDS encoding GtrA family protein, translated as MEIRKALDRLKNEVAKFGAIGLFAYVIDVGIFNLLLHGPLSSKPLTAKAISAVVATTCAYFGNRFWTFSERARTSYRREYTLFFLLNVVGTGIQLTCLAISHYGLDFTSRLADNISGNGIGLLLGTLFRFWSYRKWVFLEPKSPEAIQASDSGPEK; from the coding sequence GTGGAAATCCGTAAGGCTCTTGATCGCCTCAAGAATGAAGTTGCAAAGTTCGGTGCAATTGGCCTTTTTGCTTATGTAATTGATGTGGGCATCTTCAACCTGCTGTTACACGGACCATTATCATCAAAGCCACTAACAGCAAAAGCGATCAGTGCAGTAGTGGCAACAACTTGTGCATACTTTGGTAATCGATTCTGGACTTTTAGCGAGCGAGCCCGCACCTCATACCGGCGGGAATACACCCTGTTTTTCCTACTGAATGTAGTTGGCACGGGAATACAACTGACCTGTCTAGCTATCAGCCATTACGGCTTGGATTTCACCAGTCGACTTGCTGACAACATAAGTGGCAATGGAATCGGCCTGCTTCTGGGAACACTCTTTCGATTTTGGAGCTATCGCAAATGGGTCTTTTTAGAACCAAAGTCACCGGAAGCGATTCAGGCAAGTGACTCAGGGCCTGAAAAGTAA
- a CDS encoding DNA-binding response regulator: MSPNILVIEDDHAVSETLDLILQSAGFNASFSYDGSDAIETFKATNPDLVLLDLNLPNLDGLDVFKGIRAISAVPIIILTARDNSDDIVKGLELGADDYIPKPWRSNEELIARIKSRLRPVELSSASELRIGDIVIDVLGHKVRRGTTVIPLTVLEFKILATLAKQPAKVFTREALLEEVWDYRHSADTRLVNVHIQRLRAKVELDPDKPEIVVTVRGVGYKAGPA, encoded by the coding sequence TTGTCCCCAAATATATTGGTGATTGAAGACGATCATGCAGTATCCGAGACGCTTGACTTAATTCTGCAGTCAGCAGGATTCAATGCCTCGTTTTCTTACGATGGGTCGGACGCAATTGAGACCTTCAAAGCAACCAATCCTGACCTAGTACTACTTGATCTGAATTTGCCAAATCTTGATGGTCTTGATGTTTTCAAGGGAATTAGGGCCATCAGTGCCGTTCCAATCATCATTCTTACCGCTCGAGATAATTCTGACGACATTGTCAAAGGCCTAGAACTTGGCGCTGATGATTACATCCCAAAGCCATGGCGCAGTAATGAAGAGTTGATTGCTCGAATTAAATCACGGTTGCGTCCAGTTGAGTTATCGAGTGCCTCCGAACTTCGAATCGGTGACATCGTCATTGATGTACTCGGCCACAAAGTTCGTCGCGGTACCACAGTTATTCCGCTTACAGTTTTGGAATTTAAGATTTTGGCAACTCTGGCAAAACAGCCGGCAAAAGTTTTCACTCGCGAGGCACTTTTAGAAGAGGTTTGGGACTATCGCCACTCTGCAGATACTCGGCTGGTGAATGTCCATATTCAGCGCTTGCGCGCCAAAGTTGAATTAGATCCCGATAAGCCAGAGATTGTGGTAACTGTTCGCGGTGTCGGGTATAAGGCTGGCCCGGCCTAA
- a CDS encoding biotin--[acetyl-CoA-carboxylase] ligase translates to MFVQFRDLANSSVLILLGTHPVPPQLSLVFYPSDMSNIGVFPEAEPLDIGRISQILGLLGTSWQQVRVLDTVDSTNNEIARHLQAITPGTPLIVLAEEQTSGLGRLGRSWSSQHGKGLALSLGLSIVDADLTPSSLPLVVGLAVTKVLSELAIPAQLKWPNDVVFLNEDGTVRKCGGILVQQTGDYFVIGIGVNITHLVSELPTEAATSLFVEGFLIDRNELAARIINKIEILLSDSTDWVDQYSEVCSSLGRAVEVVQISGDDISGTAVRVTGSGSLVLLSDDGEVEITIGDVRHATID, encoded by the coding sequence ATGTTCGTTCAATTTCGCGATCTTGCTAACAGTAGTGTGCTTATCTTGCTCGGAACTCACCCGGTACCTCCACAGTTATCCCTAGTGTTCTACCCTAGCGATATGAGCAACATTGGTGTATTCCCTGAGGCCGAACCGCTTGATATTGGGCGAATTTCCCAGATTCTAGGATTGCTAGGAACAAGTTGGCAGCAGGTTCGAGTTTTGGACACAGTTGATTCAACAAATAATGAAATTGCTCGACATCTCCAGGCCATCACACCGGGAACTCCACTGATCGTGCTAGCCGAGGAACAGACCAGTGGTTTAGGTCGACTCGGGCGTAGCTGGAGTAGCCAACATGGGAAGGGATTGGCATTAAGCCTCGGACTGTCGATTGTTGACGCAGACCTGACCCCGAGTTCCCTACCACTTGTTGTCGGACTTGCCGTAACCAAAGTTTTATCGGAACTCGCAATTCCTGCCCAATTGAAATGGCCTAATGATGTGGTCTTCTTGAACGAAGATGGCACAGTTCGAAAGTGCGGCGGGATTTTAGTCCAGCAAACTGGCGATTACTTCGTGATTGGAATAGGAGTAAACATCACGCATCTCGTAAGCGAATTACCGACAGAGGCCGCTACCTCTTTGTTTGTTGAGGGCTTTCTAATTGACCGCAATGAACTTGCGGCTCGAATCATCAACAAGATTGAAATTTTGTTATCTGACTCAACCGATTGGGTAGACCAATACTCAGAAGTATGCTCGTCGCTTGGTCGCGCAGTTGAGGTTGTGCAAATCTCTGGCGACGATATCTCTGGTACTGCCGTGCGAGTAACTGGAAGCGGTTCATTAGTTTTGTTATCTGATGATGGTGAAGTCGAGATCACCATAGGCGATGTGCGGCATGCAACTATAGATTGA
- the raiA gene encoding ribosome-associated translation inhibitor RaiA produces MRNSIERSTTSNLNIVIHGRHTAVSKNFKEQVTAKLSRIERFSLNITRVDVEVTHESNPRQSERAFEIELTSDGTGPFVRAMAHAADQYTAFDLAFERFEEQLRRLHERNKSIKHQRPSPSPVLDFNMDLVANDAAKPDADLVLSSGPLQVELKHPSIPELSVEQAVERMEASGLKFLLFIDSDSGLQSVLYPRHGYDYGLVQLDQVS; encoded by the coding sequence ATGAGAAATTCAATTGAAAGATCGACCACTTCTAACTTGAACATCGTCATTCACGGTCGCCACACAGCAGTTTCAAAAAATTTCAAAGAACAGGTAACCGCCAAACTGAGTCGGATTGAACGATTCTCGTTAAACATCACCCGGGTCGATGTTGAAGTAACGCACGAGTCAAATCCGCGACAGAGCGAGCGGGCATTTGAAATAGAACTCACATCAGATGGCACTGGTCCATTTGTCCGCGCTATGGCTCACGCGGCAGACCAATACACTGCCTTTGATCTGGCTTTTGAGCGCTTTGAAGAGCAGTTGCGCAGATTGCACGAGCGAAATAAATCCATCAAACACCAGCGACCAAGCCCAAGCCCAGTGCTTGACTTCAACATGGACTTGGTAGCCAATGACGCCGCAAAGCCTGATGCGGATTTGGTGCTTTCGAGTGGGCCGTTACAGGTTGAACTCAAACATCCATCGATTCCTGAACTTTCAGTCGAGCAGGCGGTTGAGCGGATGGAAGCAAGCGGATTGAAGTTTTTGCTGTTTATTGATTCGGACTCAGGACTGCAAAGTGTGCTTTACCCACGGCATGGTTACGATTACGGTTTGGTGCAGCTCGACCAAGTTAGTTAG
- a CDS encoding acyl-CoA carboxylase subunit beta, giving the protein MWRYRVSSEQDKHTTVSKIAKLNEHRQAIAQRQVASAEKQQAKGKLSALERIMHLLDEGSFQELDAMARHRSTNFGMEANRPYGDGVITGFGTIDGRPVCVFSQDFTVFGGSLGEVMGQKIVKVMDLALKTGCPIIGINDSGGARIQEGVASLAMYGEIFKRNTRASGVIPQISLMVGPSAGGAVYSPALTDFIIMVDKTAHMFITGPDVIKTVTGEEVGFEELGGALTHSTKSGVAHYMAHDEDDAFDYVKHLLSFLPSNNLDEVPSLAVTADLEITDEDRELDGLVPDSANQPYDMHKLIESVLDDGDFLETQPLFAPNIITGLGRIEGESVGIIANQPMQFAGALDIDASEKAARFVRTCDAFNIPIISFVDVPGFLPGTDQEYQGIIRRGAKLLYAYSEASVPLVTVITRKAYGGAYIVMGSKHLGADINLAWPTAQIAVMGAQGAVNILYRKELAAAKDAEKARAQFVADYDDTLANPYLAADLGYIDSVIAPHETRVSITKALRSLRGKRQTMPPKKHGNIPL; this is encoded by the coding sequence CTGTGGAGGTACCGGGTGAGTTCCGAGCAAGATAAGCACACTACTGTTAGCAAGATCGCGAAATTGAACGAACATCGCCAAGCAATTGCACAGCGCCAAGTTGCGTCCGCCGAAAAGCAGCAGGCCAAAGGCAAGTTATCGGCCTTAGAGCGAATTATGCACCTACTCGACGAGGGCTCCTTCCAAGAGCTAGATGCAATGGCCCGGCACCGATCGACCAATTTTGGTATGGAGGCTAATCGGCCATACGGCGATGGTGTCATCACTGGCTTTGGCACAATCGATGGACGGCCGGTTTGCGTGTTTTCCCAAGACTTCACGGTATTTGGCGGCTCACTGGGCGAGGTGATGGGTCAGAAAATTGTTAAAGTGATGGACCTGGCCTTGAAAACTGGGTGCCCAATAATCGGAATCAACGATTCTGGTGGTGCTCGAATTCAAGAAGGTGTTGCCTCGCTTGCCATGTACGGTGAAATTTTCAAGCGCAATACGCGGGCATCAGGAGTCATTCCACAAATCTCACTGATGGTTGGTCCTAGTGCTGGTGGCGCGGTTTACTCCCCTGCGCTAACCGACTTCATCATTATGGTGGATAAAACCGCGCACATGTTCATTACTGGCCCCGATGTAATCAAGACTGTCACTGGCGAAGAAGTTGGTTTCGAAGAATTGGGCGGTGCATTAACCCACAGTACAAAATCGGGTGTTGCGCATTACATGGCTCATGATGAAGACGATGCTTTTGATTATGTGAAGCATTTGCTTTCGTTCTTACCAAGCAACAATCTAGATGAAGTGCCCTCACTCGCTGTTACTGCAGATTTAGAAATTACTGATGAAGATCGTGAATTAGATGGTTTAGTTCCTGATTCAGCAAATCAGCCCTACGACATGCACAAGCTAATTGAAAGTGTTCTTGACGATGGCGACTTCCTTGAAACGCAGCCGTTGTTTGCACCAAACATCATTACTGGACTTGGCCGAATCGAGGGCGAGTCGGTAGGTATCATTGCAAATCAGCCGATGCAATTTGCTGGAGCACTAGACATAGATGCCAGCGAAAAAGCCGCTCGATTTGTTCGCACCTGCGATGCTTTTAACATTCCAATCATTTCGTTTGTTGATGTACCCGGCTTCTTGCCGGGCACCGACCAGGAATACCAAGGGATCATTCGACGTGGAGCAAAATTGCTATACGCGTACTCTGAGGCTTCAGTTCCACTCGTTACCGTGATTACCCGTAAGGCCTACGGCGGCGCATACATTGTCATGGGTTCAAAACATCTCGGCGCAGATATTAATTTGGCTTGGCCAACTGCGCAGATTGCTGTGATGGGTGCACAAGGTGCAGTTAACATTCTTTATCGCAAGGAGCTGGCGGCTGCCAAAGATGCAGAGAAGGCGCGTGCGCAGTTTGTCGCTGATTATGACGACACGCTGGCTAACCCGTACTTAGCCGCAGATTTGGGTTACATTGATTCGGTTATCGCACCACACGAAACCCGAGTAAGTATTACCAAGGCATTGCGCAGCCTGCGTGGCAAGCGCCAGACGATGCCACCTAAGAAACACGGAAACATTCCACTCTGA
- a CDS encoding ComF family protein encodes MCKSCQSSIKVSCDPTLTGIAQSWSAGPYADPLRGAILAYKSGHQEKSLGLARVLELVLLRSKIPPSTLVPLPSSTAKVHSRGFDTIGLLVTQIARRTGLQVAPILRYDKFTREQVGLNRSQRQQNMRSAFKTSVPISGAVVLVDDVVTTGATVVWAAKSLRIAGAQKIFLISLCRT; translated from the coding sequence TTGTGTAAATCGTGCCAATCGTCAATTAAGGTTTCCTGTGACCCAACCCTGACTGGGATTGCACAGAGTTGGAGCGCGGGTCCTTATGCGGACCCACTGCGCGGTGCGATCTTGGCCTACAAATCTGGACATCAGGAGAAGTCACTTGGACTCGCGAGAGTTCTTGAGTTGGTTTTACTGCGTTCGAAAATCCCGCCTAGCACACTGGTCCCACTGCCAAGCAGTACAGCCAAGGTACATAGTCGTGGCTTCGACACTATTGGCCTATTAGTAACCCAGATCGCCCGACGTACTGGCCTGCAGGTTGCCCCAATCTTGCGTTACGACAAGTTTACGCGCGAGCAGGTTGGGTTAAATCGAAGTCAGCGCCAGCAAAATATGCGCTCTGCATTCAAGACTTCGGTACCAATTTCTGGCGCTGTTGTGCTAGTTGATGATGTAGTTACTACTGGGGCAACAGTTGTCTGGGCAGCAAAAAGTCTGCGAATTGCAGGTGCCCAAAAAATCTTCTTGATTTCTCTGTGCCGAACCTAA